The following are from one region of the Vicugna pacos chromosome 9, VicPac4, whole genome shotgun sequence genome:
- the SPHK2 gene encoding sphingosine kinase 2 isoform X1, translated as MAPPPPLAASTPLLHGEFGSYPARGPRFALTLTPQALHIQRLRPKPEARPRGGLVLLTEVSGCCTLRSRSPSDSAAYFCIYTYPRGRRGGRRRATRTFRADGAATYEENRTEAQRWATALMCLLRGLPLPGDGEITPELLPKPPRLLLLVNPFGGRGLAWQWCKNHVLPMISEAGLSFNLIQTERQNHARELVQGLNLSEWDGIVTVSGDGLLHEVLNGLLDRPDWEEAVKTPVGILPCGSGNALAGAVNQHGGFEPALGVDLLLNCSLLLCRGGGCPLDLLSVTLASGSRCFSFLSVAWGFVSDVDIQSERFRALGSARFTLGTVLGLATLHTYRGRLSYLPATVEPASPTSAHGLPRAKSELTLAPAPAPPVAHSPLHRSVSDLPLPLPQPALTSPGSPEPLPILSLNGGGPELARDWGGAGDAPLSPDPLLLSPPHSPKAALLSPITEGAPEVPASSGFPPPTTDVSIAASPGGPPDHLLPPLGTPLPPGWVTLEGDFVLILAISPSHLGADLLAAPHARFDDGLVHLFWVRSGISRAALLRLFLAMERGSHFSLGCPQLGYAAARAFRLEPLTPRGVLTVDGEQVEYGPLQAQVHPGLGTLLTGPAGCPRREP; from the exons ATggcccccccaccaccactggCCGCCAGCACCCCACTCCTGCATGGCGAGTTTGGCTCCTACCCAGCCCGTGGCCCACGCTTCGCTCTCACTCTCACACCACAAGCCCTGCACATCCAGCGGCTGCGCCCAAAGCCTGAAGCCCGGCCCCGGGGTGGCCTGGTCCTGCTGACCGAGGTCTCAGGCTGCTGCACCCtgcggagccgaagcccctcggACTCAGCAGCCTACTTCTGCATCTACACCTACCCCAGGGGCCGGCGTGGGGGCCGGCGCAGAGCCACACGCACCTTCCGGGCCGACGGGGCAGCCACCTATGAGGAGAACCGCACTGAGGCCCAGCGCTGGGCCACAGCCCTCATGTGTCTGCTGCGCGGACTGCCACTGCCTGGGGACGGGG AAATCACCCCTGAGCTTCTGCCAAAGCCGCCCCGATTGCTCCTATTGGTCAATCCCTTtggggggcggggcctggcctgGCAGTGGTGTAAGAACCATGTGCTGCCCATGATCTCTGAAGCTGGGCTGTCCTTCAACCTGATCCAGACAG AGCGACAGAACCACgcccgggagctggtccaggggcTGAACCTGAGCGAGTGGGATGGCATCGTCACAGTCTCAGGAGATGGGCTGCTGCACGAG GTGCTGAATGGACTCCTGGATCGCCCGGATTGGGAAGAAGCTGTGAAGACACCCGTGGGCATCCTCCCTTGCGGCTCTGGCAACGCACTGGCAGGAGCTGTGAACCAGCATGGGGG GTTTGAGCCAGCCCTGGGCGTTGACCTGCTGCTCAACTGCTCCCTGTTGCTCTGCCGGGGTGGTGGCTGCCCACTGGACCTGCTCTCGGTGACGCTGGCCTCCGGCTCCCGCTGTTTCTCCTTCCTGTCTGTGGCCTGGGGCTTTGTGTCAGATGTGGACATCCAGAGCGAGCGCTTCAGGGCCCTGGGCAGTGCCCGCTTCACACTGGGCACGGTCCTGGGCCTCGCCACACTGCACACTTACCGTGGACGCCTCTCCTACCTCCCTGCCACTGTGGAACCTGCCTCGCCCACATCTGCCCATGGCCTGCCACGTGCCAAGTCAGAGCTGACcctagccccagccccagccccacctgtgGCCCACTCACCCCTACATCGCTCAGTGTCTGACctgcccctgcctctgccccagcctgCGCTGACCTCCCCTGGCTCACCTGAACCCCTGCCCATCCTGTCTCTCAATGGTGGGGGCCCAGAGCTGGCCAGggactggggtggggctggggatgcTCCACTGTCCCCGGACCCACTGCTGCTCTCTCCCCCCCACTCCCCCAAGGCAGCTCTACTCTCACCCATCACTGAGGGGGCCCCGGAAGTACCAGCATCCTCTGGGTTCCCGCCTCCTACCACTGATGTCTCAATAGCTGCCTCTCCTGGGGGCCCACCTGAccaccttctccctcctctgggcACTCCATTACCCCCAGGCTGGGTAACACTGGAGGGGGACTTTGTGCTTATATTAGCCATCTCACCTAGCCACCTGGGGGCTGACCTGCTGGCAGCCCCCCATGCGCGCTTTGACGACGGTCTTGTGCACCTGTTCTGGGTCCGCAGTGGCATCTCTCGGGCAGCTCTACTGCGCCTTTTTCTGGCCATGGAGCGTGGGAGCCACTTCAGCCTGGGCTGTCCCCAGCTGGGCTACGCCGCGGCTCGTGCCTTCCGCCTTGAGCCGCTCACGCCCCGCGGCGTGCTCACGGTGGACGGGGAGCAGGTGGAGTATGGGCCGTTGCAGGCGCAAGTGCATCCGGGCCTCGGTACACTGCTCACTGGTCCCGCAGGCTGCCCTAGGCGGGAGCCGTGA
- the SPHK2 gene encoding sphingosine kinase 2 isoform X2 → MKTQRPDQELTWSWGHRPRSALDRAEAMAPPPPLAASTPLLHGEFGSYPARGPRFALTLTPQALHIQRLRPKPEARPRGGLVLLTEVSGCCTLRSRSPSDSAAYFCIYTYPRGRRGGRRRATRTFRADGAATYEENRTEAQRWATALMCLLRGLPLPGDGERQNHARELVQGLNLSEWDGIVTVSGDGLLHEVLNGLLDRPDWEEAVKTPVGILPCGSGNALAGAVNQHGGFEPALGVDLLLNCSLLLCRGGGCPLDLLSVTLASGSRCFSFLSVAWGFVSDVDIQSERFRALGSARFTLGTVLGLATLHTYRGRLSYLPATVEPASPTSAHGLPRAKSELTLAPAPAPPVAHSPLHRSVSDLPLPLPQPALTSPGSPEPLPILSLNGGGPELARDWGGAGDAPLSPDPLLLSPPHSPKAALLSPITEGAPEVPASSGFPPPTTDVSIAASPGGPPDHLLPPLGTPLPPGWVTLEGDFVLILAISPSHLGADLLAAPHARFDDGLVHLFWVRSGISRAALLRLFLAMERGSHFSLGCPQLGYAAARAFRLEPLTPRGVLTVDGEQVEYGPLQAQVHPGLGTLLTGPAGCPRREP, encoded by the exons ATGAAAACCCAG aGGCCAGACCAGGAGCTGACCTGGAGCTGGGGACACAGGCCTAGGAGTGCCCTGGACAGGGCAGAGGCCATggcccccccaccaccactggCCGCCAGCACCCCACTCCTGCATGGCGAGTTTGGCTCCTACCCAGCCCGTGGCCCACGCTTCGCTCTCACTCTCACACCACAAGCCCTGCACATCCAGCGGCTGCGCCCAAAGCCTGAAGCCCGGCCCCGGGGTGGCCTGGTCCTGCTGACCGAGGTCTCAGGCTGCTGCACCCtgcggagccgaagcccctcggACTCAGCAGCCTACTTCTGCATCTACACCTACCCCAGGGGCCGGCGTGGGGGCCGGCGCAGAGCCACACGCACCTTCCGGGCCGACGGGGCAGCCACCTATGAGGAGAACCGCACTGAGGCCCAGCGCTGGGCCACAGCCCTCATGTGTCTGCTGCGCGGACTGCCACTGCCTGGGGACGGGG AGCGACAGAACCACgcccgggagctggtccaggggcTGAACCTGAGCGAGTGGGATGGCATCGTCACAGTCTCAGGAGATGGGCTGCTGCACGAG GTGCTGAATGGACTCCTGGATCGCCCGGATTGGGAAGAAGCTGTGAAGACACCCGTGGGCATCCTCCCTTGCGGCTCTGGCAACGCACTGGCAGGAGCTGTGAACCAGCATGGGGG GTTTGAGCCAGCCCTGGGCGTTGACCTGCTGCTCAACTGCTCCCTGTTGCTCTGCCGGGGTGGTGGCTGCCCACTGGACCTGCTCTCGGTGACGCTGGCCTCCGGCTCCCGCTGTTTCTCCTTCCTGTCTGTGGCCTGGGGCTTTGTGTCAGATGTGGACATCCAGAGCGAGCGCTTCAGGGCCCTGGGCAGTGCCCGCTTCACACTGGGCACGGTCCTGGGCCTCGCCACACTGCACACTTACCGTGGACGCCTCTCCTACCTCCCTGCCACTGTGGAACCTGCCTCGCCCACATCTGCCCATGGCCTGCCACGTGCCAAGTCAGAGCTGACcctagccccagccccagccccacctgtgGCCCACTCACCCCTACATCGCTCAGTGTCTGACctgcccctgcctctgccccagcctgCGCTGACCTCCCCTGGCTCACCTGAACCCCTGCCCATCCTGTCTCTCAATGGTGGGGGCCCAGAGCTGGCCAGggactggggtggggctggggatgcTCCACTGTCCCCGGACCCACTGCTGCTCTCTCCCCCCCACTCCCCCAAGGCAGCTCTACTCTCACCCATCACTGAGGGGGCCCCGGAAGTACCAGCATCCTCTGGGTTCCCGCCTCCTACCACTGATGTCTCAATAGCTGCCTCTCCTGGGGGCCCACCTGAccaccttctccctcctctgggcACTCCATTACCCCCAGGCTGGGTAACACTGGAGGGGGACTTTGTGCTTATATTAGCCATCTCACCTAGCCACCTGGGGGCTGACCTGCTGGCAGCCCCCCATGCGCGCTTTGACGACGGTCTTGTGCACCTGTTCTGGGTCCGCAGTGGCATCTCTCGGGCAGCTCTACTGCGCCTTTTTCTGGCCATGGAGCGTGGGAGCCACTTCAGCCTGGGCTGTCCCCAGCTGGGCTACGCCGCGGCTCGTGCCTTCCGCCTTGAGCCGCTCACGCCCCGCGGCGTGCTCACGGTGGACGGGGAGCAGGTGGAGTATGGGCCGTTGCAGGCGCAAGTGCATCCGGGCCTCGGTACACTGCTCACTGGTCCCGCAGGCTGCCCTAGGCGGGAGCCGTGA
- the SPHK2 gene encoding sphingosine kinase 2 isoform X3 yields MKTQRPDQELTWSWGHRPRSALDRAEAMAPPPPLAASTPLLHGEFGSYPARGPRFALTLTPQALHIQRLRPKPEARPRGGLVLLTEVSGCCTLRSRSPSDSAAYFCIYTYPRGRRGGRRRATRTFRADGAATYEENRTEAQRWATALMCLLRGLPLPGDGEITPELLPKPPRLLLLVNPFGGRGLAWQWCKNHVLPMISEAGLSFNLIQTERQNHARELVQGLNLSEWDGIVTVSGDGLLHEVLNGLLDRPDWEEAVKTPVGILPCGSGNALAGAVNQHGGFEPALGVDLLLNCSLLLCRGGGCPLDLLSVTLASGSRCFSFLSVAWGFVSDVDIQSERFRALGSARFTLGTVLGLATLHTYRGRLSYLPATVEPASPTSAHGLPRAKSELTLAPAPAPPVAHSPLHRSVSDLPLPLPQPALTSPGSPEPLPILSLNGGGPELARDWGGAGDAPLSPDPLLLSPPHSPKAALLSPITEGAPEVPASSGFPPPTTDVSIAASPGGPPDHLLPPLGTPLPPGWVTLEGDFVLILAISPSHLGADLLAAPHARFDDGLVHLFWVRSGISRAALLRLFLAMERGSHFSLGCPQLGYAAARAFRLEPLTPRGVLTVDGEQVEYGPLQAQVHPGLGTLLTGPAGCPRREP; encoded by the exons ATGAAAACCCAG aGGCCAGACCAGGAGCTGACCTGGAGCTGGGGACACAGGCCTAGGAGTGCCCTGGACAGGGCAGAGGCCATggcccccccaccaccactggCCGCCAGCACCCCACTCCTGCATGGCGAGTTTGGCTCCTACCCAGCCCGTGGCCCACGCTTCGCTCTCACTCTCACACCACAAGCCCTGCACATCCAGCGGCTGCGCCCAAAGCCTGAAGCCCGGCCCCGGGGTGGCCTGGTCCTGCTGACCGAGGTCTCAGGCTGCTGCACCCtgcggagccgaagcccctcggACTCAGCAGCCTACTTCTGCATCTACACCTACCCCAGGGGCCGGCGTGGGGGCCGGCGCAGAGCCACACGCACCTTCCGGGCCGACGGGGCAGCCACCTATGAGGAGAACCGCACTGAGGCCCAGCGCTGGGCCACAGCCCTCATGTGTCTGCTGCGCGGACTGCCACTGCCTGGGGACGGGG AAATCACCCCTGAGCTTCTGCCAAAGCCGCCCCGATTGCTCCTATTGGTCAATCCCTTtggggggcggggcctggcctgGCAGTGGTGTAAGAACCATGTGCTGCCCATGATCTCTGAAGCTGGGCTGTCCTTCAACCTGATCCAGACAG AGCGACAGAACCACgcccgggagctggtccaggggcTGAACCTGAGCGAGTGGGATGGCATCGTCACAGTCTCAGGAGATGGGCTGCTGCACGAG GTGCTGAATGGACTCCTGGATCGCCCGGATTGGGAAGAAGCTGTGAAGACACCCGTGGGCATCCTCCCTTGCGGCTCTGGCAACGCACTGGCAGGAGCTGTGAACCAGCATGGGGG GTTTGAGCCAGCCCTGGGCGTTGACCTGCTGCTCAACTGCTCCCTGTTGCTCTGCCGGGGTGGTGGCTGCCCACTGGACCTGCTCTCGGTGACGCTGGCCTCCGGCTCCCGCTGTTTCTCCTTCCTGTCTGTGGCCTGGGGCTTTGTGTCAGATGTGGACATCCAGAGCGAGCGCTTCAGGGCCCTGGGCAGTGCCCGCTTCACACTGGGCACGGTCCTGGGCCTCGCCACACTGCACACTTACCGTGGACGCCTCTCCTACCTCCCTGCCACTGTGGAACCTGCCTCGCCCACATCTGCCCATGGCCTGCCACGTGCCAAGTCAGAGCTGACcctagccccagccccagccccacctgtgGCCCACTCACCCCTACATCGCTCAGTGTCTGACctgcccctgcctctgccccagcctgCGCTGACCTCCCCTGGCTCACCTGAACCCCTGCCCATCCTGTCTCTCAATGGTGGGGGCCCAGAGCTGGCCAGggactggggtggggctggggatgcTCCACTGTCCCCGGACCCACTGCTGCTCTCTCCCCCCCACTCCCCCAAGGCAGCTCTACTCTCACCCATCACTGAGGGGGCCCCGGAAGTACCAGCATCCTCTGGGTTCCCGCCTCCTACCACTGATGTCTCAATAGCTGCCTCTCCTGGGGGCCCACCTGAccaccttctccctcctctgggcACTCCATTACCCCCAGGCTGGGTAACACTGGAGGGGGACTTTGTGCTTATATTAGCCATCTCACCTAGCCACCTGGGGGCTGACCTGCTGGCAGCCCCCCATGCGCGCTTTGACGACGGTCTTGTGCACCTGTTCTGGGTCCGCAGTGGCATCTCTCGGGCAGCTCTACTGCGCCTTTTTCTGGCCATGGAGCGTGGGAGCCACTTCAGCCTGGGCTGTCCCCAGCTGGGCTACGCCGCGGCTCGTGCCTTCCGCCTTGAGCCGCTCACGCCCCGCGGCGTGCTCACGGTGGACGGGGAGCAGGTGGAGTATGGGCCGTTGCAGGCGCAAGTGCATCCGGGCCTCGGTACACTGCTCACTGGTCCCGCAGGCTGCCCTAGGCGGGAGCCGTGA
- the RPL18 gene encoding large ribosomal subunit protein eL18 has product MGVDIRHNKDRKVRRKEPKSQDIYLRLLVKLYRFLARRTNSTFNQVVLKRLFMSRTNRPPLSLSRMIRKMKLPGREGKTAVVVGTITDDVRVQEVPKLKVCALRVSSRARSRILKAGGKILTFDQLALDSPKGCGTVLLSGPRKGREVYRHFGKAPGTPHSHTKPYVRSKGRKFERARGRRASRGYKN; this is encoded by the exons ATG GGAGTTGACATCCGCCACAACAAGGACCGAAAGGTTCGGCGCAAGGAGCCCAAGAGCCAGGACATCTACCTAAGGCTGTTGGTCAAG TTGTACAGGTTTCTGGCCAGACGAACGAACTCCACCTTCAATCAAGTTGTGCTGAAGAGGTTGTTCATGAGTCGCACCAACCGACCACCTCTGTCCCTTTCTCGGATG aTCCGGAAGATGAAGCTTCCTGGTCGGGAAGGCAAAACAGCTGTGGTTGTGGGGACCATAACTGATGATGTGCGTGTCCAGGAGGTGCCTAAGCTGAag GTATGTGCCCTGCGAGTTAGCAGCCGTGCCCGGAGCCGCATCCTCAAGGCTGGGGGCAAGATCCTCACCTTCGACCAGCTGGCCCTGGACTCGCCCAAGGGCTGCGGCACTGTCCTGCTTTCCG GTCCTCGCAAGGGCCGAGAGGTGTACAGGCATTTTGGCAAGGCCCCAGGAACCCCACATAGCCACACCAA ACCCTATGTCCGCTCCAAGGGCCGGAAGTTTGAGCGTGCCAGAGGGCGACGTGCCAGCCGCGGCTACAAAAACTAA
- the FAM83E gene encoding protein FAM83E isoform X2: MAASQLAALEGTESGAGGLPLTEASPSCLYSEGQRLALEALLSKGADAFEACLQREGLRHFLSGDEVRGLEAAAEDWTAAKQESGRAADGATAADGDLGSLTYWPGQSEEPVPMLRLGWPEDSAWKGITRAQLYTQPPGEGQPSLKELVRQEIQAAHKLVAVVMDIFTDPDLFSDLVDAATRRRVPVYLLLDRQQLPAFLTLAQQMENLDIRVVRGCSFQSRCGRQVSGNVQEKFVLLDSERVVSGSYSFTWSDSRLHRGLVTLLTGEIADDFSREFRTLYAASWPLPPAPTPGPFVRAPGELQLAHSPHRVAHRRSMAPALPPPLPDGSLAQRLAACRIFKEDWQETPAMPGPALSDILRSVQRTRTPSGPPARPSRSLWDLSRLSELSGSSDGDNELKKSRGSKDTPAKALMRQRGTGGAPWGEADSRPLAWSQPWGSTLSPIPARRLRYLSPTQRRLGKDAACKLPEPRGVRQPDRAAQPGIQGWP, from the exons ATGGCGGCCTCCCAGCTGGCAGCACTGGAAGGAACGGAGTCGGGCGCTGGGGGGCTGCCCCTCACTGAGGCCAGCCCCAGCTGCCTGTACTCCGAGGGCCAGCGGCTGGCGCTGGAGGCTCTGCTGAGCAAGGGCGCAGACGCGTTTGAGGCCTGCCTACAGCGCGAGGGGCTGCGGCACTTCCTGAGTGGAGATGAGGTCCGGGGCCTGGAGGCGGCAGCCGAGGACTGGACAGCAGCCAAGCAGGAGTCTGGCAGGGCAGCTGATGGAGCCACCGCTGCTGACGGGGACTTGGGCAGCCTGACCTACTGGCCTGGACAGTCGGAGGAGCCAGTGCCCATGCTGCGGCTGGGCTGGCCGGAGGACTCGGCCTGGAAGGGTATCACCCGGGCACAGCTGTACACTCAGCCGCCTGGTGAGGGCCAGCCATCCCTCAAGGAGCTGGTGCGCCAGGAAATCCAGGCCGCCCACAAG ctggTGGCTGTAGTCATGGACATCTTCACTGACCCAGACCTGTTTTCGGACCTGGTGGATGCAGCCACACGCCGCCGGGTGCCCGTCTACCTGCTCTTGGACCGTCAGCAGCTGCCTGCCTTCCTGACACTGGCCCAGCAGATGGAG aaTCTGGACATCCGAGTCGTACGGGGCTGCAGTTTCCAGAGCCGCTGTGGTCGGCAGGTGAGCGGCAATGTTCAGGAGAAGTTTGTGCTGCTGGACAGCGAGAGGGTCGTCTCAGGATCCTACAG CTTCACATGGAGTGACTCACGCCTGCACCGGGGCCTGGTGACTCTGCTGACCGGTGAGATTGCCGATGACTTCAGCCGTGAGTTCCGGACACTGTATGCAGCCTCCTGGCCACTCCCGCCCGCGCCCACCCCAGGACCCTTTGTCAGAGCCCCGGGGGAGCTGCAGCTGGCGCACAGCCCGCACCGTGTGGCCCACCGCCGCTCCATGGCCCCCGCATTGCCGCCACCACTACCTGATGGCTCGCTGGCCCAGCGCCTGGCCGCCTGCCGGATCTTCAAGGAGGACTGGCAGGAGACCCCAGCCATGCCAGGGCCAGCTCTCAGCGACATCCTGAGGAGCGTACAGCGCACCCGGACCCCCAGTGGCCCCCCGGCTCGGCCCAGCCGCTCTCTATGGGACCTGAGCCGCCTGTCCGAGCTGTcaggctccagtgacggtgacaaTGAG CTCAAGAAGTCCCGGGGCTCCAAGGACACCCCAGCCAAGGCCCTGATGAGGCAGCGGGGCACTGGAGGGGCTCCCTGGGGTGAGGCAGACTCCCGTCCGTTGGCCTGGTCCCAGCCCTGGGGCAGCACCCTGTCCCCCATCCCTGCCCGCCGCCTCCGCTACCTGTCCCCGACCCAAAGGAGGCTTGGTAAAGATGCTGCATGCAAACTCCCAGAACCCAGAGGCGTTCGGCAGCCAGACCGGGCCGCCCAGCCAGGAATCCAGGGGTGGCCCTGA
- the FAM83E gene encoding protein FAM83E isoform X1, with protein sequence MAASQLAALEGTESGAGGLPLTEASPSCLYSEGQRLALEALLSKGADAFEACLQREGLRHFLSGDEVRGLEAAAEDWTAAKQESGRAADGATAADGDLGSLTYWPGQSEEPVPMLRLGWPEDSAWKGITRAQLYTQPPGEGQPSLKELVRQEIQAAHKLVAVVMDIFTDPDLFSDLVDAATRRRVPVYLLLDRQQLPAFLTLAQQMEVNPWATENLDIRVVRGCSFQSRCGRQVSGNVQEKFVLLDSERVVSGSYSFTWSDSRLHRGLVTLLTGEIADDFSREFRTLYAASWPLPPAPTPGPFVRAPGELQLAHSPHRVAHRRSMAPALPPPLPDGSLAQRLAACRIFKEDWQETPAMPGPALSDILRSVQRTRTPSGPPARPSRSLWDLSRLSELSGSSDGDNELKKSRGSKDTPAKALMRQRGTGGAPWGEADSRPLAWSQPWGSTLSPIPARRLRYLSPTQRRLGKDAACKLPEPRGVRQPDRAAQPGIQGWP encoded by the exons ATGGCGGCCTCCCAGCTGGCAGCACTGGAAGGAACGGAGTCGGGCGCTGGGGGGCTGCCCCTCACTGAGGCCAGCCCCAGCTGCCTGTACTCCGAGGGCCAGCGGCTGGCGCTGGAGGCTCTGCTGAGCAAGGGCGCAGACGCGTTTGAGGCCTGCCTACAGCGCGAGGGGCTGCGGCACTTCCTGAGTGGAGATGAGGTCCGGGGCCTGGAGGCGGCAGCCGAGGACTGGACAGCAGCCAAGCAGGAGTCTGGCAGGGCAGCTGATGGAGCCACCGCTGCTGACGGGGACTTGGGCAGCCTGACCTACTGGCCTGGACAGTCGGAGGAGCCAGTGCCCATGCTGCGGCTGGGCTGGCCGGAGGACTCGGCCTGGAAGGGTATCACCCGGGCACAGCTGTACACTCAGCCGCCTGGTGAGGGCCAGCCATCCCTCAAGGAGCTGGTGCGCCAGGAAATCCAGGCCGCCCACAAG ctggTGGCTGTAGTCATGGACATCTTCACTGACCCAGACCTGTTTTCGGACCTGGTGGATGCAGCCACACGCCGCCGGGTGCCCGTCTACCTGCTCTTGGACCGTCAGCAGCTGCCTGCCTTCCTGACACTGGCCCAGCAGATGGAGGTGAACCCCTGGGCCACTGAG aaTCTGGACATCCGAGTCGTACGGGGCTGCAGTTTCCAGAGCCGCTGTGGTCGGCAGGTGAGCGGCAATGTTCAGGAGAAGTTTGTGCTGCTGGACAGCGAGAGGGTCGTCTCAGGATCCTACAG CTTCACATGGAGTGACTCACGCCTGCACCGGGGCCTGGTGACTCTGCTGACCGGTGAGATTGCCGATGACTTCAGCCGTGAGTTCCGGACACTGTATGCAGCCTCCTGGCCACTCCCGCCCGCGCCCACCCCAGGACCCTTTGTCAGAGCCCCGGGGGAGCTGCAGCTGGCGCACAGCCCGCACCGTGTGGCCCACCGCCGCTCCATGGCCCCCGCATTGCCGCCACCACTACCTGATGGCTCGCTGGCCCAGCGCCTGGCCGCCTGCCGGATCTTCAAGGAGGACTGGCAGGAGACCCCAGCCATGCCAGGGCCAGCTCTCAGCGACATCCTGAGGAGCGTACAGCGCACCCGGACCCCCAGTGGCCCCCCGGCTCGGCCCAGCCGCTCTCTATGGGACCTGAGCCGCCTGTCCGAGCTGTcaggctccagtgacggtgacaaTGAG CTCAAGAAGTCCCGGGGCTCCAAGGACACCCCAGCCAAGGCCCTGATGAGGCAGCGGGGCACTGGAGGGGCTCCCTGGGGTGAGGCAGACTCCCGTCCGTTGGCCTGGTCCCAGCCCTGGGGCAGCACCCTGTCCCCCATCCCTGCCCGCCGCCTCCGCTACCTGTCCCCGACCCAAAGGAGGCTTGGTAAAGATGCTGCATGCAAACTCCCAGAACCCAGAGGCGTTCGGCAGCCAGACCGGGCCGCCCAGCCAGGAATCCAGGGGTGGCCCTGA
- the SPACA4 gene encoding sperm acrosome membrane-associated protein 4, protein MVLGWLLLLVTALPPGTTGAKDCVFCELTDSLSCPGTHMRCDDDEDCFTGRGVAQGAGPIINKGCTRATLCGREEPVSYMGITYSLVTNCCTGHLCNGAPNPTGSWMAGATTGLVLGMLLLLQHLL, encoded by the coding sequence ATGGTCCTTGGCTGGCTGCTGCTTCTGGTGACCGCTCTGCCCCCAGGCACGACGGGCGCCAAGGACTGCGTCTTCTGTGAGCTGACCGACTCCTTGAGCTGCCCCGGTACCCACATGCGCTGTGACGATGACGAGGACTGCTTCACGGGCCGTGGGGTGGCGCAGGGTGCCGGCCCCATCATCAACAAAGGCTGCACGCGGGCCACTTTGTGCGGCCGCGAGGAGCCCGTCAGCTACATGGGCATCACCTACAGCCTTGTCACCAACTGCTGCACCGGCCACCTGTGCAATGGGGCCCCCAACCCCACAGGCAGCTGGATGGCGGGGGCCACCACTGGCCTGGTGCTGGGCATGCTGCTGCTGCTCCAACATTTGCTGTGA